One stretch of Micromonospora echinospora DNA includes these proteins:
- a CDS encoding DUF4244 domain-containing protein — translation MRKLLTRLRGDAGMNTAEYAVGTLAAVAFAGILLKVLTSGNVQSALTAVIDRALK, via the coding sequence ATGCGCAAACTCCTTACCCGCCTGCGGGGTGACGCCGGCATGAACACCGCCGAGTACGCCGTCGGCACGCTCGCCGCGGTCGCCTTCGCCGGGATCCTGCTGAAGGTGCTCACCTCCGGCAACGTGCAGTCCGCGCTGACCGCCGTCATCGACCGGGCCCTGAAGTGA
- a CDS encoding Rv3654c family TadE-like protein, with protein MTAVRSSRRTAAERGGATVCLLAIGLVFVLVGMFGAALGAARCARHQARNAADLGALAGAGRVLDGVEGACARAAELVAANGGRMTGCRVDGLDLIVTARVRVEPLPGLTRYAIAASRAGPARDADG; from the coding sequence GTGACGGCCGTCCGGTCGTCGCGCCGAACCGCCGCCGAGCGGGGCGGAGCAACGGTGTGCCTGCTCGCGATCGGGCTGGTGTTCGTGCTGGTCGGGATGTTCGGCGCCGCGCTCGGGGCCGCCCGGTGCGCTCGGCACCAGGCCCGCAACGCGGCGGACCTCGGGGCGCTCGCCGGCGCCGGGCGGGTGCTCGACGGCGTCGAGGGCGCGTGCGCTCGCGCAGCCGAGCTGGTCGCGGCCAACGGGGGCCGGATGACCGGCTGCCGGGTCGACGGGCTCGACCTGATCGTCACGGCGCGGGTACGTGTCGAGCCGCTGCCCGGGCTGACCCGGTACGCCATCGCGGCGTCCCGGGCCGGGCCGGCCCGGGACGCCGACGGCTGA
- a CDS encoding type II secretion system F family protein, producing MSRQVLAAVCLGGAALLLVVVAPAVRPARRLRRLAPAPRRPRPAWWPDRVRLGAALAGLAVPVVVGGWTGLVLGLLAGVAADRLLRRIEPRAARDRRLRETADLPLAADLLAAALRAGAPVDRSVLAVAEVLGGPLADRLGRVGRTLGLGGTATEAWAHLSCVAGAEPVVAAAVRSSNSGAALARALTRLADDLRAERSTAAEAAARRAGVLIVLPLGLCFLPAFILAGLVPVIVAVLGDVL from the coding sequence ATGTCCCGTCAGGTGCTGGCGGCCGTGTGCCTCGGCGGCGCCGCGTTGCTCCTGGTCGTCGTCGCTCCGGCGGTCCGCCCGGCCCGGCGGTTGCGCCGGCTGGCCCCGGCGCCCCGGCGGCCCCGCCCGGCGTGGTGGCCGGATCGGGTACGGCTGGGCGCGGCGCTGGCCGGGCTTGCCGTGCCGGTGGTGGTCGGCGGCTGGACCGGTCTGGTCCTCGGGCTGCTGGCCGGTGTCGCTGCCGATCGTCTGCTGCGGCGGATCGAGCCGCGCGCCGCCCGGGACCGACGTCTGCGGGAGACAGCCGATCTGCCGCTGGCCGCGGACCTGCTGGCCGCCGCGCTGCGGGCGGGCGCGCCGGTCGACCGTTCGGTGCTGGCGGTCGCCGAGGTGCTCGGCGGCCCACTCGCCGACCGGCTCGGCCGGGTGGGCCGCACGCTGGGCCTTGGCGGTACGGCGACCGAGGCCTGGGCGCACCTGAGCTGCGTGGCCGGGGCCGAACCCGTGGTCGCGGCGGCGGTCCGGTCGTCGAACAGCGGCGCGGCGCTGGCTCGCGCGCTGACCCGGCTCGCCGACGATCTCCGCGCCGAACGGTCGACCGCCGCCGAGGCGGCCGCCCGGCGCGCGGGCGTGCTCATCGTGCTGCCGCTCGGGCTCTGTTTTCTGCCCGCCTTCATTCTCGCCGGTCTGGTGCCGGTGATCGTCGCCGTTCTCGGCGACGTGCTGTGA
- a CDS encoding DEAD/DEAH box helicase, protein MQDVTDHSSGPRRAPGELLRRLRLRHATDPVTHVERVPARAGEPVGWPGWAPEELRAAFARRGVTAPWRHQAEAAELAYAGSHVVVATGTASGKSLAYQLPALSTLLADPRATVLYLAPTKALAADQLRAVAGLELDGVRPATYDGDTPRAEREWIRRHSRFVLTNPDMLHHGILPGHAHWSGFLRRLAYVVVDECHTYRGVFGSHVAHVLRRLRRQCARFGRTPVFLLASATSGDPATAAGRLTGLPVTAVTEDTSPRGGVTFALWEPPLLPPTDSSVDADLVQVRRSALRETADLLADSVVEGVRTLAFVRSRRGAEVVAANARRSLDEAVPGLGERVAAYRAGYLREERRELERALLHGDLLGLASTNALELGVDLVGLDAVLICGWPGTRASLWQQAGRAGRSGDEALAVLVARDDPLDTYLVHHPEALFGRPVEATVLDPANPYVLAPQLACAAHESPLTPADLDLFGEGAKEAVDSLVEAGALRQRPTGWYWRHRERPEVDLRGEGGAPVCVVEESTGRLLGTVDGGSAHFLLHTGAVYLHQGVSYVVDSLDLADGCALVHAEEPDWSTHARDVTSLSVVSVRSYVDAGPVGLFLGEVDVTSQVVSYQRRRIATGEVIDTRPLDLPARELRTVAVWFTLSPGSLIAAGVEAADVPGALHAAEHAAIGLLPLMATCDRWDIGGLSTALHPDTEAPTVFVYDGHPGGAGFAERAYGTAVAWLRATRDAIVECGCETGCPSCVQSPKCGNGNNPLAKPEAVKVLDVVLANLAKVGGADPGGPGEDRGPAVGLEAGGPGAEAARGEALPRQGDRLTRPAQATGSPPA, encoded by the coding sequence GTGCAGGACGTGACCGACCACAGCTCCGGCCCGCGGCGTGCGCCGGGCGAGCTGCTGCGCCGGCTGCGGCTGCGTCACGCCACCGACCCGGTCACCCACGTCGAACGCGTCCCGGCCCGCGCCGGCGAGCCGGTCGGGTGGCCCGGCTGGGCACCGGAGGAACTGCGGGCGGCGTTCGCGCGGCGCGGCGTCACCGCCCCGTGGCGGCACCAGGCCGAGGCCGCCGAGCTGGCGTACGCGGGCAGTCATGTCGTGGTCGCCACCGGCACGGCGTCCGGCAAGTCACTGGCGTACCAGCTGCCGGCACTGAGCACGCTGCTCGCCGACCCGCGCGCCACCGTGCTCTACCTGGCGCCGACCAAGGCGCTCGCCGCCGACCAGCTCCGCGCCGTCGCCGGTCTCGAACTCGACGGGGTACGCCCCGCCACCTACGACGGGGACACGCCGCGCGCCGAGCGGGAGTGGATCCGCCGGCACTCCCGGTTCGTGCTGACCAACCCGGACATGCTGCACCACGGCATCCTGCCCGGCCACGCCCACTGGTCCGGGTTCCTGCGCCGCCTCGCGTACGTGGTGGTCGACGAGTGCCACACCTACCGGGGCGTGTTCGGCTCCCACGTCGCGCACGTCCTGCGGCGGTTGCGGCGGCAGTGCGCGCGCTTCGGGCGTACACCGGTGTTTCTGCTCGCGTCGGCCACGTCGGGCGACCCGGCGACGGCGGCCGGGCGGCTCACCGGCCTGCCCGTCACCGCCGTCACCGAGGACACGTCGCCGCGCGGCGGGGTGACGTTCGCGCTCTGGGAGCCGCCGCTGCTGCCGCCCACCGACTCGTCGGTTGACGCCGACCTCGTCCAGGTCCGGCGCTCGGCGCTGCGGGAGACCGCGGACCTGCTCGCCGACAGCGTGGTCGAGGGGGTGCGCACGCTCGCGTTCGTGCGGTCCCGCCGGGGCGCCGAGGTGGTCGCCGCGAACGCCCGGCGGTCGCTCGACGAGGCGGTGCCCGGCCTCGGCGAGCGGGTGGCCGCCTACCGGGCCGGCTACCTGCGCGAAGAGCGCCGCGAGCTGGAACGGGCGCTGCTGCACGGCGACCTGCTCGGGCTCGCCTCCACCAACGCGCTCGAACTCGGCGTCGACCTGGTCGGGCTGGACGCGGTGCTGATCTGCGGCTGGCCCGGCACCCGCGCGTCGCTGTGGCAGCAGGCCGGGCGGGCCGGGCGCTCCGGCGACGAGGCGCTCGCCGTGCTGGTGGCCCGCGACGACCCGCTCGACACCTACCTGGTGCACCACCCGGAGGCGCTGTTCGGGCGGCCGGTCGAGGCAACGGTGCTCGACCCGGCCAACCCGTACGTGCTCGCCCCGCAACTCGCCTGCGCCGCCCACGAGTCCCCGCTCACCCCCGCCGACCTGGACCTGTTCGGTGAAGGCGCGAAGGAGGCGGTGGACTCGCTGGTCGAGGCGGGGGCGCTACGGCAGCGGCCCACCGGCTGGTACTGGCGGCACCGGGAACGCCCCGAGGTCGACCTGCGCGGCGAGGGCGGCGCCCCGGTGTGCGTGGTGGAGGAGTCCACCGGCCGGCTGCTCGGCACCGTCGACGGCGGATCGGCGCACTTCCTGCTGCACACCGGCGCGGTCTACCTGCACCAGGGCGTCTCGTACGTGGTCGACTCGCTCGACCTGGCCGACGGGTGCGCGCTGGTGCACGCCGAGGAGCCGGACTGGTCCACCCACGCCCGCGACGTGACCTCGCTGTCGGTGGTGTCGGTCCGCTCGTACGTGGACGCCGGCCCGGTCGGGCTCTTCCTCGGCGAGGTGGACGTGACCAGCCAGGTGGTGTCGTACCAGCGGCGGCGCATCGCCACCGGCGAGGTGATCGACACCCGCCCGCTCGACCTGCCCGCGCGGGAGCTGCGCACCGTCGCGGTCTGGTTCACGCTCTCTCCCGGGTCGCTGATCGCCGCCGGTGTCGAGGCGGCCGACGTGCCGGGCGCGCTGCACGCCGCCGAGCACGCCGCCATCGGTCTGCTGCCGCTGATGGCGACCTGCGACAGGTGGGACATCGGTGGGCTCTCCACCGCCCTGCACCCGGACACCGAGGCGCCCACGGTCTTCGTCTACGACGGGCATCCCGGCGGCGCGGGTTTCGCCGAGCGGGCGTACGGCACTGCCGTCGCCTGGCTGCGCGCCACCCGGGACGCGATCGTCGAATGCGGGTGCGAGACCGGGTGCCCGTCCTGCGTCCAGTCCCCGAAGTGCGGAAACGGCAACAACCCGCTGGCGAAGCCGGAGGCGGTGAAGGTCCTCGACGTGGTGCTGGCGAACCTCGCCAAGGTCGGCGGCGCGGACCCGGGCGGCCCGGGTGAGGACCGAGGGCCAGCCGTGGGCCTGGAGGCGGGTGGCCCGGGTGCGGAGGCGGCGCGAGGCGAGGCGTTGCCCCGCCAGGGCGACCGACTGACCCGCCCGGCTCAGGCCACCGGCAGCCCACCCGCCTGA
- a CDS encoding TadA family conjugal transfer-associated ATPase: protein MTGPADPGELAVRVRHRFAAEATPVTPAAIVSAVRAEPATAVLGDTTLLRIADRVHDDLIGAGPLAPLLADPQVTDVLVNGVRVWVDRGQGLRQVAVPLGSLDDVRRLAQRLTAAAGRRLDDAAPYADARLPDGTRLHAVLPPVATDGPYLSLRTFRQRPFTLDELVDRGTVARPVAPLLAAVVAARLAYLVSGGTGSGKTTLLNTLLGLVPGTERIVLVEDAAELRPVHPHVIGLQARTANVEGAGAVGLGDLVRQALRMRPDRLVVGECRGAEVVDLLAALNTGHDGGAGTLHANAPADVPARLEALGMLGGLPRLALHAQVAAALQVVLQLRRTGEGRVLDSIGLLLPDGPDRVVTVIPAWVRGRGPGPAARALGALLRQRGVLVPPILRVSAAEPS, encoded by the coding sequence ATGACCGGGCCGGCCGACCCCGGTGAGCTGGCCGTCCGGGTCCGGCACCGGTTCGCCGCCGAGGCGACGCCGGTCACGCCGGCGGCGATCGTCTCGGCCGTACGCGCCGAACCGGCGACCGCGGTGCTCGGCGACACCACGCTGCTGCGGATCGCCGACCGGGTGCACGACGACCTGATCGGCGCCGGTCCGCTCGCGCCGCTGCTCGCCGACCCGCAGGTCACCGACGTGCTGGTGAACGGGGTACGGGTCTGGGTGGACAGGGGGCAGGGGCTGCGTCAGGTGGCCGTGCCGCTGGGCTCGCTCGACGACGTACGCCGGTTGGCGCAGCGCCTCACCGCCGCGGCCGGTCGCCGACTGGACGACGCCGCGCCGTACGCCGACGCGCGGCTGCCCGACGGCACCCGGTTGCACGCCGTGCTGCCGCCGGTGGCGACCGACGGGCCGTACCTGTCGCTGCGTACCTTCCGGCAGCGCCCGTTCACCCTCGACGAGCTGGTGGATCGGGGCACCGTCGCCCGGCCGGTCGCCCCGCTGCTCGCCGCAGTGGTGGCCGCCCGCCTCGCGTACCTGGTCAGCGGCGGCACCGGCTCCGGCAAGACGACGCTGCTCAACACGCTGCTCGGGCTGGTGCCCGGCACCGAGCGGATCGTGCTGGTGGAGGACGCCGCCGAGCTGCGGCCGGTGCATCCGCACGTAATCGGGTTGCAGGCGCGTACCGCGAACGTCGAGGGCGCCGGGGCGGTCGGGCTCGGCGATCTGGTCCGGCAGGCGTTGCGGATGCGGCCGGACCGGCTGGTCGTGGGCGAGTGCCGGGGCGCCGAGGTGGTGGACCTGCTCGCCGCGTTGAACACCGGCCACGACGGCGGGGCGGGGACGCTTCATGCGAACGCTCCGGCCGACGTCCCGGCCCGGCTGGAAGCGCTCGGGATGCTCGGTGGCCTGCCCCGGCTCGCGCTGCACGCGCAGGTCGCGGCCGCGTTGCAGGTCGTCCTCCAGCTCCGGCGGACCGGCGAGGGACGGGTGCTGGACTCCATCGGCCTGCTGCTGCCCGACGGCCCCGACCGTGTGGTGACTGTGATTCCGGCCTGGGTACGTGGGCGAGGTCCCGGTCCGGCGGCCCGTGCGCTCGGCGCCCTGCTGCGGCAGCGGGGTGTGCTGGTGCCGCCGATCCTCCGGGTGTCCGCGGCGGAACCGTCGTGA
- a CDS encoding STAS domain-containing protein, whose protein sequence is MELSLATRAVGEHTVLEVGGEVDVYTAPRLRERLLELIDGGARHVVVDLGRVDFLDSTGLGVLVGALKRLRSAGGSFALVCDKEPLLKIFRITALDQVFPLHPTVDAAIAADSTGA, encoded by the coding sequence ATGGAGCTGTCGCTGGCGACCCGCGCCGTGGGGGAGCACACGGTGCTCGAGGTCGGTGGTGAGGTGGATGTCTACACCGCCCCCCGCCTGCGGGAACGGCTTCTTGAGCTGATCGACGGCGGGGCCCGCCACGTGGTGGTCGACCTGGGCCGGGTGGACTTCCTCGATTCGACCGGACTGGGCGTGCTCGTGGGCGCGCTCAAGCGGCTGCGCTCGGCCGGTGGCTCGTTCGCCCTGGTCTGCGACAAGGAGCCGCTGCTCAAGATCTTCCGGATCACCGCCCTGGATCAGGTCTTCCCGCTGCACCCGACAGTCGACGCGGCCATCGCCGCCGACTCCACCGGCGCGTGA
- a CDS encoding TadE family type IV pilus minor pilin: MLRRGRSWVACERGSFTAELAAGLPALMLLLVAGLTAVNAVGTRVGCVDAAREAALAAARGESGAVAGLRYAPDGAEVSVTVAGDRVTATVRAPVRTFGARLPRLSVSGQAAAAVEPGAPGPVP, translated from the coding sequence CTGCTCCGCCGGGGACGTTCGTGGGTCGCGTGCGAGCGGGGCTCCTTCACCGCCGAATTGGCGGCCGGCCTGCCGGCGCTCATGCTGCTGCTCGTCGCGGGGCTGACGGCGGTGAACGCGGTGGGTACCCGGGTCGGCTGCGTCGACGCGGCCCGGGAGGCGGCGCTCGCCGCGGCCCGGGGCGAGTCCGGCGCGGTCGCCGGCCTCCGGTACGCCCCCGACGGCGCCGAGGTGTCGGTGACTGTGGCAGGCGACCGGGTCACGGCGACGGTTCGGGCGCCGGTCCGGACGTTCGGTGCTCGGCTGCCGCGACTGAGCGTGTCGGGGCAGGCGGCGGCGGCAGTGGAACCCGGCGCGCCGGGGCCGGTGCCGTGA
- a CDS encoding ATP-binding protein: MATVKLSFSPAPVHVRTARLVGVAVARRAGVREDLLDEVRLAIGEACTRAVALHRQYGLADPVYVEMSDTGGYTVRVVDRAPIEAGLGLAALGPDELAKESLSEDALTTGVGFALLAGFVEDLQVRPVEEGVGTEVRMTWPAGRA; this comes from the coding sequence ATGGCCACCGTCAAGCTCTCCTTCTCTCCGGCCCCGGTGCACGTGCGCACCGCACGCCTGGTCGGCGTCGCGGTGGCGCGGCGGGCCGGCGTACGCGAGGACCTGCTGGACGAGGTGCGCCTGGCCATCGGTGAGGCGTGCACCCGGGCGGTCGCGCTGCACCGGCAGTACGGCCTGGCCGACCCGGTGTACGTGGAGATGTCCGACACCGGTGGCTACACGGTCCGGGTGGTCGACCGGGCTCCGATCGAGGCGGGCCTCGGCCTGGCCGCGCTCGGGCCGGACGAGCTGGCCAAGGAGTCGCTCAGCGAGGACGCGCTCACCACCGGGGTGGGCTTCGCGCTGCTCGCCGGTTTCGTGGAGGACCTCCAGGTCCGCCCGGTCGAGGAGGGCGTCGGCACCGAGGTCCGGATGACCTGGCCCGCCGGACGCGCCTGA